gttgttcctcctcctctcctctagagAGCGCTGGTCACTGACGTAGCGTCTtgttgttcctcctcctctcccccagaggGCGCTGGTCACTGACATAGCGTCTtgttgttcctcctcctctcccccagaggGCGCTGGTCACTGACGTAGCGTCTtgttgttcctcctcctctcctctagagGGCGCTGGTCACTTACGTAGCGTCTTGttgttcctcctcccctcccccagaggGCACTGGTCACTGACGTAGCGTCTtgttgttcctcctcctctcctctagagGGCGCTGATCCTCAGCCTGGCCCAGAAGCTGTCGGTGCTGCGGGAGGCGCGTCTGGGCCTCcaggaggagctgcagcagaACGAGGCCCTGGGTcgggaggtggaggcgggggtccagcggctctgccccccccaccagctcGACAAGTTCCGCATGTTCGTGGGCGACCTGGACAAGGTGGTCAGCCTGCTGCTGTCGCTGGCCGGCCGGCTGGCCCGCACCGAGATCGCCCTGGGGGCCGCCGGGGAGGGAGCCCCCGAcacgggggagagggtgaggacccgtctgtctgtctgtctgtctgtctgtctgtctgtctgtctcctccaagaggaccctcctcctccgtcagcaCGCGGACgcggtgtgtctctctctctgactacctgtctgtctgactgtctctctctctaactacctgtctgtctctctctctaactacctgtttgtctgtctgtctctctctctaactacctgtctctctctctctctctctctctctctaactacctctctgtctgtctgactgtctctctctctctgactacctgtctgtctctctctctgactacctatctatctgtctgactgtctctctctctgactacctgtctgtctgactctctctctctaactacctgtctgtctctctctctaactacctgtctacctgtctgtctctctctctaactacctgtctgtctctctctaactacctgtctgtctgactgtctctctctctctgactacctgtctgtctgtctctctctctctctgactacctgtgtgtctgtctgactgtctctctctgactgcctgtctgtctgactgtctctctctgacaacCTGTCTGtcctactgtctctctctctgactacctgtctgtctgactgtctctctctctaactacctgtctgtctctctctctctaactacctgtctacctgtctgtctctctctctaactacctgtctgtctctctctaactacctgtctgtctgactgtctctctctctctgactacctgtctctctctctctctctctctctctctgactacctgtgtgtctgtctgactgtctctctgactacctgtctgtctgactgtctctctctctgactaactgtctgtctgattgactgtctctctctctaactacctctctgtctctctctaactacctgtctgtccgtctgtctctctctctctctctctgactacctgtctgtctctctgactacctgtctgtctgtctgactgtctctctctctgactacctgtctgactgtctctctctctgactacctgtctgtctgtctctctctcttactacctgtctgactgtctctctctaactagctgtctgtctctctctctaactacctgtctgtctctctctccgactacctgtctctctccctaactacctgtctgtctctctctaactacctgtctgtctctctgactacctgtctctctctctctttaactacctgtccgtctctctctctgactacctgtctgactgtctctctctctaactacctgtctgtctctctctaactacctgtctgtctgtctctctctctctctctctgactacctgtctgtctgtctgactatctctctctctgactgtctctctctctgactacctgtctgtctgtctctctctctgactacctgtctgtctgactgtctctctctctctaactagctgtctgtctctctctcgaactacctgtctgtctctctctctgactacctgtcactctgtctgactgtctctctctctctaactacctgtctgtctgtctctctctctaactacctgtctgtctatctgactgtctctgtctctaactacctgtctgtctctctctctgactacctgtctgactacctgtctgtctctctctgactacctgtctctctctctgcctgtctgtctgtctctcagaggACCCTGGAGGAGAAGCGTCTGCTGCTCCTCCGTCAGCACGCCGACGCCCTGGAGCTGAAGGCCAACCTGGACCGGCGGGAGTGCGTGGTGAGCCGGGTGATGGAGGCCCGGCTGGACCCCGGGGCCCTCGAGGACTACCGGCACCACGTCCGCATGAAGGGGGCCCTCGCCACCGAGCGGCGCCTGCTGGACGACCGGCTGAAGCTGGGCGCAGAGCAGCTGGCCTGCCTCATGGACAGCCTGCCCCCCGACCAGAGGCCCCTCCTGGGGGCCCTAGACCCGGGGCCCCGCTGGGTctaggaccaggaccgggacccAGCAGCTGGCCTGCCTCATGGACAGAGGGGCCCCACGCCtggggcccctgtgtgtgtgtgtgtgtgtgtgtgtgtgtgtgtgtgtgtgtgtgtgtgtgtgtgtgtgtgtgtgtgtgtgtgtgtgtgtgtggtaatttaTTGTAGCCTacagattgtttttgttttgctgaCGAAGAACGACTTTaggagattattattattccaataGTATTATTGATTACCTAGAAGTTTTCCTGCTGTTAAAGTATTATCCTTTCTACATTGAGAAcgataactatatatatatatatatatatatatatttatttatatctataaaTGATTCCGTAATTATATCCTCCTATTGTTGATGCAgactttttgttttaatttttaataataaaaccAGTCAAACCAGTGTTCCCAGTATGATACTTAGACCAGAGGGTGGTCCTCAGTGGACGACGTGGTGGTCCTCAGTGGACCCCGTAGGACCAGGACCTCCTGGTGAGACAATCGATCAGAATCCACCTCGTTCGACTCTTAATCGATGTATGTGAGGAACGGTGATGTAATCGATTTTGTCCGTTTGACTCGCGGCGTCTACAGATACCATCGATTCACTAAGCAATGGCGCGGGGGGAGTGTACTagtatataatattaataagaataataaaaaaagtatgTTGAAAGGATAAGTATTATCCTTTCAACATTGAAAACCGATAACAATAAGCGCTGCACTCGTGCCCGTTGGACGAGCAACGAGTTGTCCAGCTAGGCTCGCCGCGTAGCCCGCTAGCTGTCACCACAGCGTGCAGACCCGGGAACCGGGAAGCCTGCCAGCCACcttgcggcttcctccgggccgtaagcctccctgccagccgacaaggagaccagggcagaggagagcagggcgaggttgttgaccgccgccgcagaTTGTGAGGCACAGATGAAcactgtccgtcaggccgacaatctgcttctgaaggcggtcggggggcagcggcttctcGTCAGgacgccatccggcgcccggacagagaagcgctgccaggggaggctccaggcgagggatctccctcgcctgagtatcagcccacccctccacgttagTGAAGTCTTCAGGGTAGAAGGGTCTCCACCCGCAGCAGTGAAGAAATGCTGAACGGTTGGGAACTGGGTAGCACGCCGGGAGGAAAACCTGCATGTCATCCGACATGGGGGTGAGAGGCGGGGCTGGCATAGGGATgcccttgatggccgccgcctcgccCATGATCTCCCCGAATAATTCGGCCGTCCGGCGTGGCTTCTCCCTGGGGACGACCGTGGAGGTGGAAGCCCTGGAGCGGGAGAACCCGGACACGGAGTCCGCAAAGACGTCGTCAATGGAGGCGACGTCGTCCACCTCGCTAAGGTCCTTGTCTTCGACGTCGAAATAGAACAACGATATTTTCCAAGGCCAACCTGTAGATAGAGAAGTAGCACAAAGAGCACCTGCAGCTTGAAACCAGCATTAACAACTTCCGCCAATAGGTGGCATCAATGGAGCATTATCAAACTTAAAAGTTAAAACgttcaaatacatttgtgttCGCAGGGGTAACATACATGAAACAGAGCACCACATCTGTAAAGATCGCGGCCCTATCTCTGTCAAAACAACTCTGCATTTAGTGAAAAAACATAttagtttaataaaaaaaaataataattacagtaatttcatttttttcacttcACAAATGGAAAAGCATTTGTAATGTATTTGAGGTCTCACTAATTAAAATTGAGTCCTCTGAATACctagatacatacaaatatatagggAAGTGTTCCTCAGAATCATGACTCTGACCTGCTGAACTTAAGAGGGCGTGGAATAGCAGGAAACAGTGCATTGTAAAAATCACATGTTTGTCGGCGGtttcacacgcgcacacacacacacacacacacaccttgatacTTTAATGTGAAACTTATTTTCTGATTAATTCACAATCTTCATCCGTTCAGCCTCAGTGTGTTAAACGTAAGGTGGATGACCTCTCAGAGTCGTAGACGGCGTCACACAGTGTTTTATGTTATCTACctggtgtttttattgttgcccGTCCCTCTCCAGTCCCAGTAGGTCAACTGGTGAATGATTTACAGGACTAGGATGAGCCCAGTATATATTTACCGTACAGGAGGAAGTGAACCCAGACTTCTGTTTCTACTGGGCTCGTTAATATCAGACGAGAAAGACCATCATCACCACATCGGACCAGACATATCCAGCTCTACACCAGTTATCAACTCTGGACAGACCATCAAGGTAGGAGCAGTTACTGTTCGTTTTGGTATTATTTTACTTTAACGTTTGGAAATGATTTGACTGTAACGTTTTGAGATTATTTAACTAacgtttttaaaaaatgtaactaacgtttttaaattatttaactAATGTTTTGAAATGATTTGACTGTAACGTTTTGAAATGATTTAACTAACGTTTTGAAGTGATTCAACTGTAACGTTTTGAAATGATTGAACTGTAAAGTTTTGAAATGATTAAACTGTAAAGTTTTTAAATGATTTGACTAACGTTTTCAAATTATTTAACTGGAACGTTTTGAAAATATTTGACTGTAATGCGTTGAAATGACTTAACTTGAACGTTTTGAAGTGATTTTACTGGTAGGTTTTACTAAGTGTTACTAAGTGTTATCCAAGTCAAAGGTAAGCTTGTTTTTCTGGTCTTTTATCAAGCGAGCAGCTGTGGAGGAGAGACGAGGTGGAGACggagaagaagggggaggagactgAGGCTTCATACGCAGCAGACCCCCTGTAGACCATGACCGCAGGCCGCCCCGCGCCCCTGTCCTGATGCAGCCCCCGGTCCACGCCCAGCTGGCGGCGTTGTGCCTCAGCCTGGTGAGCTGGACGCTGGGCGTGGCCTCTCTGGGCGTGGTGGAGTGGAGGGCGTGGCACGTGGAGGACCGCAGCGTCGTCACGTCGGGCGTGGCCGCGGTGGGCGTGTGGCGGACCTGCTTCCACAGCCATGTGCTCGTCAGCCCCGGGCTGAGGGTCATGTTCTGCCGCGGGATGGGCGTGGCCGACGACTTCCTGCCCGATGAGATCACAGCGGTGCAGGTGGTGGTCCCGCTGGGCCTGGCGGTTGGGCTGGGGGgcaacgccgccgccgtggcCGCCCTGAGGGGGGTCTACGTCGGGCGGGGCTGGGGCGGGGCCCGGGCCTTCCTCTGGGCAGGGTGGCTCTGCGCGCTGTCGGCCCTGCTGTCCCTGGGGCCCCTGGCCTGGAACCTGCACTCCATGCTGGGGAACCAAACCATCGCCTTCCCCCCCGAGTTCCACCTGCCGGCAGAGCCCGTCCGGCAGAGCCCCGGGGTGGGGGTCATCGTGGCGACGGCGGCCGCGGTGCTGATGCTGATCAGCGGCATCATGTTCCTCTGCTACCGgccccccccgggccccacgggggcccggggggcggggcctcgagGCGGCGCCCTGTTGGAGGCGGGGCTAGACACCCTCCGTCTGAGGGGGTTCAGCGCCGCCACGGGGAAAGACAACGCCGGCTTTGAGCCTCACACACGCCTCTGAGACACTTAACTTAACTAAGGGGGTTCCAAAGACACTTAACTTAACTAAGGGGGTTCCAAAGACACTTAACTTAACTAAGGTGGTTCCCAAGGCACTTACCTTGACTAAGGTGGTTCCCAAGACACTTAACTTAAATAAGGTGGTTCCCAAGACACTTAACTTATAAGATGGTACCCAAGGCACTTAACTTAACTATGGAGGTGCCCAAGACACTTAACATAACTATGGAGGTGCCCAAGACACTTAACTTAACTAAGGTGGTTCCCAAGACACTTAACTTAAATAAGGTGGTTCCCAAGACACTTAACTTAACTATGGAGGTGCCCTAGACACTTAACTTAACTATGTAGGTGCCCAAGacacttaacttaactttgttGGTTCTCAAGACATTTAACTTAAATATGACCACGCTGGCTTTGAGCCTCACCAACGCCTCTGAGACACTTAAATGATGACGTTCCCTCAGAGGGCTGCTGGCTCCAGGTCTTTATtcttaacatttacatttggggTGAGAGGGGCGGCTGTGCAGAGTCCAGGGGAACTCTGAACTCTGCACGAGTGTGTCTTGAGTCTAACCGAAGCTAAAGGCGTGAATGCAAACCTTTTAATGCAGTCCTTTGTTTCGGAGAGAACACGAACAGAGTTCCACCTACCTCAGGGAAGCCCGAAGGTCTCAGTGATAGATGGAGACCTGTGAGACCTCATCCTATATCAGATTCTATCCACCCTATGAGCGGTTAATGAGGGTCAGATGAtcagatgaatgggtgaattcATGTGTTCACAGTACATCGTTGTCCTGCTCGCCTCCCACCTTAGCCTTGCTATCTTAAATCAGAGACCCTCCTCTTCTCAGCGCCACCGAGCCATACCGCCCacctccctcctgccccccccccccccgggtgccggagcccccaggggcccgcccGACCCCTCCGGGTTcagccgccgctgccgccgcgcCGCGGGCTATGATTAGCTTCCTTGTTTGGCTAACAGAATGTTCTGTCTCCGCATGGAAGTcacatgcccccccctccccagctgcTGCTTAGCATACaatgggccccggggcctctgATGTGGACCCCCGCTGGCCGCTGATAGAGAGCCCCCACAGAGACATAATGACCACATTGTAGTGAGGGCCACAATGGAGGCTTTCACCACCAacaaggtggggggggtgagtgtCATCGATCAGGAAACATGATGGACATTAACGTGTAAACATTATGGACATTAACGTGTAAACATTATGGACATTAACGTGTAAACATGATGGACATTAACGTGTAAACATTATGGACATTAACGTTTAAACATGATGGACATTAACGTTTAAACATGATGGACATTAAAATGTAAACGTTTAGATTTAGGGTGTTTACCAGATGCTTTTACCCAGAGGGACTCACAATAAGAACATtagtcagaagaagagaaacaacgatgtatctctgtgggtacagtaaggatgtttaaagaaccaagtgccaagcactaacaatcactaggttaacccattcccgtatacaacacagataggataagacgctacacaactaagtactttTTTTAGTGGTGGTGGGTAGTGCttaagagggtgggggggggtcgaggcTATGCAGAGTACTGGTCGGCACACCTGGACGTTTCTCAGGCCTGTTGACCAGATAATACCGTGAAGCTGTGGGGGCAATCGTTATAAAAAAggtgtttgtctttgttaatCGTAGGACTGCTCTTGTATAATCAGTATGACAGTCGTGCTACACAGGGACTACTCCTGGTAGGCTGATCTGGTCTGTTTATGAATGCCGAACTCTCTTATCAGCAGTTACCTGCAGATCACAGttcatgtttgttgttttttatgtggTTCTGCCTTGCATTGTGTTTTATATGTTTTTGTCATTGTGGAGACCTGGGAATTGATGGACAGGTCATCTTTCTCCAAAAATGTGAACTCGGACAGAAACAAATCGATCTCTTCCATGTTTATGTTGATGTTACATTGTTCCAGTTTGACTCGATTTACTAGATCAACTATTATAAAAACGGTCTGAAAAACACAAACGTACTTGTGTTCATAATCCATAATGCTATCCTGAAGGATATCTGGTTAGATTTagaatgatttcaatattggaATTAAATTCTAAATAAATTTATGTAAAACCCTTGATcacaacaaatacaatatatacttTGACATTTATTAATGAAATTATCAGCATGTTTTACATTTGTTTGCTAAATGACATTCAAGGTTTctgataaattatatattatggTACAGTACATTCAACTATAACCTCTGGCATCTGATTGAAATATCatcattaaatataatatattcacCAACTGTTTTATGTTGACGTCTATGACATTGTGGTCGATTAAACAATGACTCCTCATGAGCCTTTCATGATTTATGtttcatatattcatatatatatatatatatattatctatcaTTATGTTCAAGGCTATacaacaataaatatatatgatccTAACATAATGAGAAATACATAACTGTGAGCactaaatatgtttttttgcaAGATTCAGATAAATACTGCATAGCATTATTCCTGTTTTAAAGTCTACGCAGGATATCTCTTCAGACACCAACTATGTGCAGTTGTGTTTTAAACAATTAAACCTCAAATTTTGAAATCCAATGAAATGTACATTTCACCTCATCCTTAACTTATTAACTTATATTAAGTAACTTATTGCACATGGACTCAATATAGCACAACATTATAAAAGCTACAAGTGCAGGTAGACATCACCTTAATCCCTTCCCTCCATCGTCCCGTTGATGAGTCCGAGATCTCTGAGATCTTTAAGATGTCTTTCAGATAGCTTTGAGGTGTCTTTAAGGTGTCTCTGATATGTCTGAGATGTCTTCCAGATAGCTTTGAGGTGTCTTTAAGGTGTCTCTGAGATGTCTTTAAGATGTCTGAGATCTCTTTGATGTTTCTAAGATGTCTTAAT
The Gadus morhua chromosome 7, gadMor3.0, whole genome shotgun sequence DNA segment above includes these coding regions:
- the LOC115547761 gene encoding claudin-34-like — translated: MQPPVHAQLAALCLSLVSWTLGVASLGVVEWRAWHVEDRSVVTSGVAAVGVWRTCFHSHVLVSPGLRVMFCRGMGVADDFLPDEITAVQVVVPLGLAVGLGGNAAAVAALRGVYVGRGWGGARAFLWAGWLCALSALLSLGPLAWNLHSMLGNQTIAFPPEFHLPAEPVRQSPGVGVIVATAAAVLMLISGIMFLCYRPPPGPTGARGAGPRGGALLEAGLDTLRLRGFSAATGKDNAGFEPHTRL